A genomic window from bacterium includes:
- a CDS encoding phosphoserine transaminase codes for MAAPATRPARPHFSSGPCAKRPGWSVEGLAHAMTGRSHRAAPAKARIQEVSDRSRAILGMPADWKLGLVPGSDTGAVEMALWSLLGARGVDLLAWESFGSGWVTDVVKQLKLEDVRKLEADYGALPDLSAVDFSRDVVFTWNGTTSGVRVPNGDWIPADREGLTICDATSAAFAMDLAWEKLDVVTWSWQKVLGGEAAHGMLALSPRAVARLESYTPPWPMPKVFRLTKNGKLNGSIFEGSTINTPSMLCVEDALDGLRWAESIGGLEGLLGRAEANLAAVTRWVEGSSWVDFLCDDPATRSCTSICLKIVDPWAADRDADEVAKTVKAAAQRLDEEGVAYDIGSYRDAPTGFRVWGGATVDTADLEALLPWLDWAWQAAKQG; via the coding sequence ATGGCCGCTCCCGCGACCCGCCCCGCCCGCCCTCACTTCTCTTCCGGGCCCTGCGCCAAGCGCCCCGGCTGGTCCGTCGAAGGCCTGGCCCACGCGATGACCGGTCGGTCCCACCGCGCCGCCCCCGCCAAGGCGCGGATCCAGGAGGTGTCGGATCGCAGCCGCGCGATCCTCGGCATGCCCGCGGACTGGAAGCTCGGCCTCGTCCCCGGCTCGGATACCGGCGCGGTCGAGATGGCCCTGTGGTCCCTGCTCGGCGCGCGCGGTGTCGACCTGCTCGCCTGGGAGAGCTTCGGCTCCGGCTGGGTGACCGACGTCGTCAAGCAGCTGAAGCTCGAGGACGTCCGCAAGCTCGAGGCGGACTACGGAGCGCTCCCGGATCTCTCGGCCGTCGACTTCTCCCGCGACGTGGTCTTCACCTGGAACGGCACGACCTCCGGTGTGCGTGTCCCGAACGGCGACTGGATTCCCGCGGACCGCGAGGGCCTCACGATCTGCGACGCGACCAGCGCGGCCTTCGCGATGGACCTCGCCTGGGAAAAGCTCGACGTGGTGACGTGGTCCTGGCAGAAGGTCCTCGGCGGCGAGGCGGCCCACGGCATGCTTGCCCTCTCGCCGCGCGCGGTGGCGCGCCTCGAGTCGTACACGCCGCCGTGGCCGATGCCCAAGGTCTTCCGGCTGACCAAGAACGGAAAGCTGAACGGCTCGATCTTCGAGGGCTCGACGATCAACACGCCGTCGATGCTCTGCGTCGAAGACGCGCTCGACGGCCTGCGCTGGGCGGAGTCGATCGGGGGCCTCGAGGGCCTGCTCGGCCGCGCGGAGGCGAACCTCGCGGCCGTGACGCGGTGGGTCGAGGGCTCGAGCTGGGTCGACTTCCTCTGTGACGATCCGGCGACGCGCTCCTGCACTTCGATCTGCTTGAAGATCGTCGACCCCTGGGCCGCCGACCGCGACGCCGACGAGGTCGCGAAGACCGTCAAGGCGGCCGCCCAGCGCCTCGACGAGGAAGGCGTGGCCTACGACATCGGCTCGTACCGTGATGCGCCGACCGGCTTCCGCGTCTGGGGCGGCGCGACCGTCGACACCGCCGATCTCGAAGCCCTCCTCCCCTGGCTCGATTGGGCGTGGCAAGCAGCCAAGCAGGGCTGA
- the hemF gene encoding oxygen-dependent coproporphyrinogen oxidase has product MSNDDPQADRPDAAAVRAFLDELQDRICEGLEDLDGDAKFLREEIPRPGGGVSRPRVLEGGPVFEKAAVQFTHTHGNQMPPAATQRRPELAGRTYEAISVSLIVHPRNPYVPTCHANYRFFIAHDPEGLEPVWWFGGGFDCTPYYGFEADAIHWHRTARDACAPHGDDLYPRFKAACDDYFFLPHRDEPRGIGGLFYDDFDEGGWAHAFAFWKDSADAFLLAYRPIVERRRDTPWGERERAFQLYRRGRYVEFNLLQDRGTRFGLEAGARTESVLASLPPEVAWRYDWRPEDGTPEARLHADFLRPRDWADEALPEDA; this is encoded by the coding sequence ATGTCGAACGACGACCCTCAGGCCGACCGCCCGGACGCCGCCGCCGTCCGTGCGTTTCTCGACGAGCTCCAGGACCGGATCTGCGAGGGCCTCGAAGACCTCGACGGCGACGCGAAGTTCCTGCGTGAAGAGATTCCGCGCCCGGGCGGCGGAGTCTCTCGCCCCCGCGTGCTCGAGGGCGGCCCGGTCTTCGAGAAGGCGGCGGTGCAGTTCACGCACACCCACGGCAACCAGATGCCCCCGGCGGCCACCCAGCGGCGACCGGAACTGGCTGGACGGACCTACGAGGCGATCTCGGTCTCGTTGATCGTCCACCCACGCAATCCCTATGTCCCGACCTGCCACGCGAACTACCGCTTCTTCATCGCCCACGATCCCGAGGGCCTGGAGCCGGTCTGGTGGTTCGGCGGCGGCTTCGACTGCACGCCGTACTACGGCTTCGAAGCGGACGCGATCCACTGGCACCGCACCGCGCGCGACGCCTGCGCGCCCCACGGCGACGACCTCTACCCGCGCTTCAAGGCGGCCTGCGACGACTACTTCTTCTTGCCCCATCGCGACGAGCCGCGGGGGATCGGCGGCCTCTTCTACGACGACTTCGACGAGGGCGGCTGGGCGCACGCCTTCGCGTTCTGGAAGGACAGCGCGGATGCCTTCCTGCTCGCGTATCGACCGATCGTCGAGCGCCGGCGCGACACGCCCTGGGGCGAGCGGGAGCGCGCGTTCCAGCTCTATCGGCGAGGCCGGTACGTGGAGTTCAATCTGCTGCAGGACCGCGGGACCCGCTTCGGCCTCGAAGCCGGCGCGCGGACCGAGTCCGTCCTGGCGTCGCTTCCGCCCGAGGTGGCGTGGCGCTACGACTGGCGTCCGGAAGACGGCACGCCCGAGGCCCGGCTGCATGCCGACTTCCTGCGCCCTCGTGATTGGGCCGACGAGGCGCTCCCCGAAGACGCCTGA
- a CDS encoding ferredoxin--NADP reductase: MSSVDTAVSDQAAGAGVESSGPYFNLRVADVIEETHDSKSIVLDVPPELADRFAYASGQFLSFRVEVDGQRLVRCYSLASAPGLDAAHKVTVKRVVEGRASNWMNDAVSAGDTLEVMPPNGVFVLKERETPIVLFSGGSGITPCISILKTALATTSRPIKLLYANRDDRSIIFKDELATLLAENEDRLEITHRLDDVHGFVDAALVVQEIGPRTGADFYICGPGPFMDVVEAGLASLDIPADQIHIERFESPDTPGAEAAAAVETSGDLVVTVSLDGKETDITLGEGETILAAARREGLEPPFACEEAYCGCCMAKVTAGDVEMKMNDGGIDQRQIDEGWVLTCQAVVKGKVRIEYPD; encoded by the coding sequence ATGTCATCCGTGGACACAGCCGTTTCTGATCAGGCCGCCGGCGCCGGTGTCGAGTCCAGTGGACCCTATTTCAACCTCCGCGTCGCCGACGTGATCGAGGAGACCCACGACAGCAAGTCGATCGTGCTCGACGTTCCCCCGGAACTCGCCGATCGCTTCGCCTACGCGTCGGGTCAGTTCCTGAGTTTTCGCGTCGAGGTCGACGGTCAGCGCCTCGTGCGCTGCTACTCCCTCGCGAGCGCGCCCGGTCTCGACGCGGCCCACAAGGTCACCGTCAAGCGCGTGGTGGAGGGTCGCGCCTCCAACTGGATGAACGACGCGGTCTCGGCCGGGGACACCCTCGAGGTCATGCCCCCCAATGGCGTGTTCGTACTGAAGGAGCGGGAGACCCCGATCGTCCTCTTCAGCGGCGGCTCGGGGATCACGCCCTGCATCTCGATCCTGAAGACCGCGCTCGCGACGACCTCGCGGCCGATCAAGCTCCTCTACGCCAATCGCGACGACCGCTCGATCATCTTCAAGGACGAGCTGGCGACGCTCCTCGCCGAGAACGAGGACCGGCTCGAGATCACCCATCGCCTCGACGACGTCCACGGCTTCGTCGACGCAGCGCTGGTCGTCCAGGAGATCGGTCCCCGGACCGGCGCCGACTTCTACATCTGTGGCCCCGGTCCCTTCATGGACGTGGTCGAGGCGGGACTCGCGAGCCTCGACATCCCGGCCGACCAGATCCACATCGAGCGCTTCGAGTCGCCCGACACCCCCGGTGCCGAGGCGGCCGCGGCGGTCGAGACCAGCGGCGACCTCGTCGTGACGGTCTCTCTCGACGGCAAGGAGACGGACATCACCCTCGGCGAGGGGGAGACGATCCTGGCGGCGGCGCGCCGCGAGGGCCTCGAACCGCCCTTCGCCTGCGAAGAGGCCTACTGCGGCTGCTGCATGGCGAAGGTCACGGCAGGCGACGTCGAGATGAAGATGAACGACGGTGGCATCGACCAGCGCCAGATCGACGAGGGCTGGGTGCTCACCTGCCAGGCGGTCGTGAAGGGCAAGGTCCGGATCGAGTACCCGGACTAG
- a CDS encoding HAD family phosphatase, producing MRRSAVLFDLGGVVLGSPLHAIRDYEAELGLDRNAINRVAADTAPTGAWSRLERGELEMEAFYPAFEADCLAAGIEMDAREMMGRMAASSEPRPMMLEAIRLLREADFRVGALTNNWAHTGDDERPQQNDGTRALKALFDVFIESSVEGLRKPDPRIYELACDRMGKRPHEMIFLDDIGPNLKPPRAMGMATIKVETPEQALGELAPLVGLSFRTI from the coding sequence ATGAGAAGATCCGCCGTCCTCTTCGACCTCGGTGGCGTCGTACTCGGATCGCCGCTCCATGCAATCCGCGACTACGAGGCCGAGCTCGGCCTCGACCGCAACGCCATCAATCGCGTGGCCGCGGACACCGCGCCGACGGGCGCCTGGTCCCGCCTCGAGCGCGGCGAGCTCGAGATGGAGGCGTTCTACCCGGCCTTCGAAGCGGATTGTCTCGCCGCCGGGATCGAAATGGATGCCCGCGAGATGATGGGGCGCATGGCCGCCTCTTCGGAGCCGCGCCCGATGATGCTCGAAGCCATCCGCCTGCTCCGCGAGGCCGACTTCCGGGTCGGCGCGCTCACGAACAACTGGGCCCACACCGGGGACGACGAACGCCCGCAACAGAACGACGGGACCCGTGCCCTCAAGGCGCTCTTCGACGTCTTCATCGAGTCGAGCGTCGAAGGTCTCCGCAAGCCCGACCCGCGGATCTACGAGCTCGCCTGCGACCGCATGGGCAAGCGGCCCCACGAGATGATCTTCCTCGACGACATCGGCCCGAACCTGAAGCCGCCGCGCGCTATGGGCATGGCGACGATCAAGGTCGAGACCCCGGAGCAGGCCCTGGGCGAGCTCGCCCCCCTCGTCGGCCTTTCCTTCCGGACGATCTAG
- a CDS encoding ferritin-like domain-containing protein: MSSDSLAPPPPETLEAFCLAVLTCGDLATKLRPPTGPDGSPLPDTPAAPIVDIERPARDAALAMGPGGGALPAPSALGEAEARKECLSRFAHHELQAVEYFAWALLRWPDAPAELRRGLVSALTDEQRHCRLYLDRLAALGGTFATGDHSDYFWQQAPAIADADAGLRAFLAAIGLTLEQANLDFTLTYRDAFREAGDDESAAICQVVHDDEVAHVALAVRWLRRLSGGEDASDADLRDYLETVPFPLGPARAKGRRFEAAPRKRAGLSEALIEHVRDARVGERETTPIELLPNLGAEEGDADRAYRDQPPVRTAAHLWALLFPRRARLALGPEAKPGPEVRSLWPKALGAPPSRAIFDFLDGPGPHAWLATTNAFERCPGLAATTSAPDVVDRLHDKAFAAEQAEALGLVHRSLAPLIEVLDADALAPADTVADRLEARLAEWPEWTGARYTLKPRHGSSGRGRVGGRGTVDREKLGGALPRLAARGGAIFEPWLDRTEDLSVSLFVPPEGEEHPLVVLGSLEMWTSPSGGYRGHFGEVDSRGRVFSGDVDDETLRGDAAAIASRARAAGYAGPCGVDAFRYLQPMSDGDPVARLRGAVEFNARPTMGLVAIGLVKRAFPRVRKRLGLQPGDRHGFALTHRPADDDGWRAGIYEHVGNDAVIVDLAEASGPGDPRASLVFSPDPASIRAARREAFRC, translated from the coding sequence ATGTCCTCGGATTCGCTTGCGCCTCCCCCGCCCGAGACCCTCGAGGCGTTCTGCCTCGCGGTCCTTACGTGTGGCGACCTCGCGACCAAGCTCCGGCCGCCGACCGGACCGGATGGGAGCCCCCTGCCCGACACGCCGGCCGCGCCGATCGTCGACATCGAACGCCCCGCCCGCGATGCGGCCCTGGCGATGGGCCCCGGCGGCGGCGCGCTTCCGGCCCCGTCCGCCCTGGGCGAGGCCGAGGCGCGAAAGGAATGCCTGTCGCGCTTCGCCCACCACGAGCTCCAGGCGGTCGAGTACTTCGCGTGGGCGCTGCTTCGCTGGCCGGACGCACCCGCGGAGCTCCGGCGTGGACTCGTCTCGGCCCTGACCGACGAGCAGCGCCACTGCCGCCTCTACCTCGATCGCCTCGCGGCCCTCGGCGGGACCTTCGCGACCGGCGATCACTCCGACTACTTCTGGCAGCAGGCCCCCGCGATCGCGGACGCCGACGCCGGTCTGCGCGCCTTCCTCGCCGCCATTGGGCTGACCCTCGAACAGGCGAACCTCGACTTTACTCTCACCTATCGTGACGCCTTCCGAGAGGCCGGAGACGACGAGAGCGCGGCGATCTGCCAGGTCGTGCACGACGACGAGGTCGCACACGTGGCGCTCGCCGTTCGATGGCTGCGACGACTCTCGGGTGGGGAAGACGCGAGCGACGCCGACCTGCGCGACTACCTCGAGACCGTGCCCTTCCCGCTCGGGCCGGCGCGCGCGAAGGGACGCCGCTTCGAAGCCGCCCCCCGGAAGCGGGCCGGCCTGTCGGAGGCCCTGATCGAGCACGTCCGCGACGCCCGGGTCGGGGAGCGCGAAACGACCCCGATCGAGCTCCTCCCGAATCTCGGTGCCGAGGAAGGCGACGCGGATCGCGCCTATCGCGACCAGCCCCCCGTCCGGACCGCCGCGCACCTCTGGGCGCTCCTCTTTCCGCGGCGAGCGCGGCTGGCGCTCGGACCGGAGGCGAAGCCGGGTCCGGAGGTCCGCTCGCTCTGGCCGAAGGCGCTGGGCGCCCCGCCCTCGCGCGCGATCTTCGACTTCCTCGACGGTCCGGGTCCCCACGCCTGGCTCGCGACGACGAACGCATTCGAACGCTGCCCCGGACTCGCCGCGACCACGAGCGCGCCCGACGTCGTCGACCGACTGCACGACAAGGCCTTCGCGGCGGAGCAGGCGGAAGCGCTCGGCCTCGTCCATCGCAGCCTCGCGCCCCTGATCGAGGTGCTCGACGCCGACGCCCTCGCGCCGGCGGACACCGTGGCGGACCGATTGGAGGCCCGTCTCGCCGAGTGGCCCGAATGGACCGGAGCCCGATACACCCTCAAGCCCCGCCACGGCAGCAGCGGACGCGGACGTGTCGGCGGTCGGGGCACCGTCGACCGGGAGAAGCTCGGCGGCGCGCTGCCGCGACTGGCGGCGCGGGGGGGCGCGATCTTCGAGCCCTGGCTCGACCGGACGGAAGACCTCTCGGTCTCGCTCTTCGTCCCGCCCGAAGGCGAGGAGCACCCGCTCGTCGTCCTCGGCTCACTCGAGATGTGGACGAGTCCGAGCGGCGGCTACCGCGGACACTTCGGAGAGGTGGATTCCCGAGGACGGGTCTTCTCCGGGGACGTCGACGACGAGACCCTGCGCGGCGACGCCGCGGCGATCGCGAGCCGGGCCCGGGCGGCGGGATACGCAGGCCCGTGCGGGGTCGACGCGTTCCGTTACCTCCAACCGATGTCGGACGGCGACCCCGTCGCCCGTCTACGCGGAGCGGTCGAGTTCAACGCCCGCCCGACCATGGGCCTCGTCGCGATCGGGCTCGTCAAGCGCGCGTTCCCCCGCGTACGAAAACGGCTCGGCCTCCAGCCCGGCGACCGACACGGCTTCGCACTCACCCATCGCCCCGCCGACGACGACGGCTGGCGCGCAGGCATCTACGAGCACGTCGGCAACGACGCGGTGATCGTCGATCTCGCCGAGGCGAGCGGTCCCGGCGATCCGCGGGCCAGCCTCGTCTTCTCTCCCGACCCTGCGTCGATCCGCGCCGCCCGCCGCGAGGCCTTCCGCTGCTAG
- a CDS encoding TetR family transcriptional regulator yields MAAESPADPLVEERALRIIETTIDLAEQGGFEAVRLRDVASHAGVAMGTLYRRFHSKEDLLVAALEHETRAMADRVFDRPPKGETPAERVVAFFVMATRGNLRRPNLTRAMFRASAAGEPALAQKVGIFHDLMLRMVVGALRGEPIPAVGPAEIDERERLLGEVLNQIWFAVMINWSSGRESQASINERMRASVDLVLDGANRSS; encoded by the coding sequence ATGGCCGCCGAATCCCCCGCTGATCCGCTCGTCGAGGAGCGCGCGCTCCGGATCATCGAGACGACGATCGATCTGGCCGAGCAGGGCGGCTTCGAGGCGGTCCGACTCCGCGACGTGGCGAGTCACGCCGGCGTGGCCATGGGGACGCTCTATCGGCGTTTCCACAGCAAGGAGGACCTGCTGGTCGCGGCGCTCGAGCACGAGACCCGCGCGATGGCGGATCGGGTCTTCGATCGACCGCCGAAGGGCGAGACGCCCGCCGAGCGAGTCGTCGCGTTCTTCGTGATGGCGACCCGTGGCAACCTGCGGCGGCCGAATCTCACGCGCGCGATGTTTCGAGCCTCGGCGGCGGGAGAGCCGGCCCTCGCGCAGAAGGTCGGGATCTTCCACGATCTGATGCTGCGGATGGTCGTCGGTGCCCTGCGCGGTGAGCCGATCCCGGCAGTCGGACCGGCGGAGATCGACGAGCGCGAACGCCTCCTCGGCGAGGTGCTCAACCAGATCTGGTTCGCCGTGATGATCAACTGGTCGAGTGGGCGGGAGAGCCAGGCCTCGATCAACGAACGCATGCGCGCGTCGGTGGACCTCGTTCTGGACGGCGCGAACCGGAGTTCCTAA
- a CDS encoding steroid 3-ketoacyl-CoA thiolase: protein MREAVIVEAVRSPIARGKMIKGDLSGMHTAHLFSRIQRAVVERAGIEPKDVEQIIGGCVTQAGEQSNNITRQSWLSEGDDWTCGGTTIDTQCGSGQQANSLINALVKGGSIDVGIGCGIEMMSHVGLGQNVINGPGYFIPEGWPWDSPQTQFEMAQRIAENRGISREDADAFALSSQQKAAAAQAEGRFEREIVPIEAPVLGEDGQPTGDTVKVERDQGIRETDAAGLAALNPVLPDTIHTAGNSSQISDGAAAVLIMTKEKAEQYGLKPRARIVQDVLTGTDPYYGLDGPVDATRVMEQKTGMSIRNDIDLYEVNEAFASVPLSWAQVYDIDMAKVNVNGGAIALGHPVGATGSRLIVTALHELERSGLGTAFITMCCGANVGTGTIIERL from the coding sequence ATGAGAGAAGCAGTCATCGTCGAGGCGGTCCGTTCCCCGATCGCCCGTGGCAAGATGATCAAGGGCGACCTGTCGGGCATGCACACGGCCCACCTCTTCAGCCGCATCCAGCGCGCCGTGGTCGAGCGCGCCGGGATCGAGCCGAAGGACGTGGAGCAGATCATCGGTGGCTGCGTCACGCAGGCCGGCGAGCAGAGCAACAACATCACCCGGCAGTCCTGGCTCTCCGAAGGCGACGACTGGACCTGTGGGGGGACGACGATCGACACCCAGTGCGGCTCCGGTCAGCAGGCGAACAGCCTGATCAACGCGCTCGTGAAGGGCGGCTCGATCGACGTCGGGATCGGCTGCGGCATCGAGATGATGAGCCACGTCGGCCTCGGCCAGAACGTGATCAACGGCCCCGGTTACTTCATTCCGGAGGGCTGGCCCTGGGATTCGCCGCAGACGCAGTTCGAGATGGCGCAGCGGATCGCCGAGAACCGCGGCATCTCCCGGGAGGACGCGGACGCGTTCGCCCTTTCTTCTCAGCAGAAGGCGGCGGCGGCCCAGGCCGAGGGCCGCTTCGAACGCGAGATCGTGCCGATCGAGGCGCCGGTCCTCGGCGAAGACGGCCAGCCGACCGGCGACACGGTCAAGGTCGAGCGCGACCAGGGCATCCGCGAGACGGACGCGGCGGGCCTCGCCGCGTTGAACCCGGTCCTGCCCGACACGATCCACACGGCGGGCAACTCCTCGCAGATCTCGGACGGCGCGGCCGCGGTCCTGATCATGACGAAGGAGAAGGCCGAGCAGTACGGACTGAAGCCCCGGGCGCGGATCGTCCAGGACGTCCTGACCGGGACCGATCCCTACTACGGCCTCGACGGCCCCGTCGACGCGACCCGCGTGATGGAGCAGAAGACCGGCATGTCGATCCGGAACGACATCGACCTCTACGAGGTGAACGAAGCCTTCGCGTCGGTCCCGCTCTCGTGGGCGCAGGTCTACGACATCGACATGGCGAAGGTGAACGTGAACGGCGGCGCGATCGCGCTGGGGCACCCCGTCGGCGCGACCGGCTCGCGGCTGATCGTGACGGCCCTCCACGAGCTCGAGCGCTCCGGCCTCGGGACCGCCTTCATCACCATGTGCTGCGGCGCGAACGTCGGCACGGGAACGATTATCGAAAGGCTCTAG
- a CDS encoding SDR family NAD(P)-dependent oxidoreductase, translating to MGELDGKVAVVTGAGRGLGRAHALELARQGAKVVVNDLGVAADGSGRDESAGQGVVDEIKSAGGEAVAHFGDVADWDQSKSMITTAVETFGDFNILVSNAGFCRDKMIFSMEEDQFDSVLRVHLKGHFCGIRHAAEYFRNKGKAEGQVYGRILSTASEAAFFADPGQPNYSAAKSGIITITNGAATALAKYGVTANTFMPRARTAMTMVGQTAQFFEKPEEGFDMFAPENVSPFVAWLASPSAQNVSGNVFIVWGKDITVMEPPKHGVTSHASDEDAGWTFEDVKAQMTKVFEGKEPVKDSFIPPAVF from the coding sequence ATGGGTGAACTGGACGGAAAGGTCGCCGTCGTCACGGGCGCCGGGCGGGGCCTCGGTCGCGCGCATGCCCTCGAACTCGCCAGGCAGGGCGCGAAGGTCGTCGTGAACGACCTCGGCGTCGCCGCGGACGGATCGGGTCGGGACGAATCGGCCGGTCAGGGCGTCGTCGATGAGATCAAGTCCGCGGGCGGCGAGGCCGTCGCGCACTTCGGGGACGTCGCGGACTGGGATCAGTCGAAGTCGATGATCACGACGGCAGTCGAGACCTTCGGTGACTTCAACATCCTCGTGTCGAACGCGGGCTTCTGCCGCGACAAGATGATCTTCTCGATGGAGGAGGATCAGTTCGACAGCGTGCTGCGCGTCCACCTGAAGGGCCACTTCTGCGGCATCCGACACGCCGCCGAGTACTTCCGGAACAAGGGCAAGGCGGAGGGGCAGGTCTACGGACGCATCCTCTCGACCGCCTCCGAGGCGGCGTTCTTCGCGGACCCGGGCCAGCCGAACTACTCGGCAGCCAAGAGCGGGATCATCACGATCACCAACGGCGCAGCGACGGCACTCGCGAAGTACGGCGTGACGGCGAATACGTTCATGCCGCGGGCACGCACGGCGATGACGATGGTCGGGCAGACCGCACAGTTCTTCGAGAAGCCCGAGGAGGGCTTCGACATGTTCGCGCCGGAGAACGTCTCGCCCTTCGTGGCCTGGTTGGCCTCGCCGTCGGCGCAGAACGTGTCGGGGAACGTCTTCATCGTCTGGGGCAAGGACATCACGGTGATGGAGCCGCCGAAGCACGGGGTGACGTCCCATGCCTCCGACGAGGACGCCGGCTGGACCTTCGAGGACGTGAAGGCGCAGATGACGAAGGTCTTCGAGGGCAAGGAGCCCGTGAAGGACAGCTTCATCCCGCCGGCGGTCTTCTAG
- a CDS encoding MBL fold metallo-hydrolase — MTEYKTWQIGDVKVTRVLEQEAPLPPEALIANIDADRLKEHESWLKPDFMNEEGQIVLSIHALIVESAGKTIVVDTCMGNDRPLPMEMGPLQTRFLEDLEGVVKREQVDYVMCTHLHFDHVGWNTMKVGDEFVPTFPNAKYLFAKDEYDHWIGGPEDENIDLRYGVQPVLDAGLHELVPDDHAITDEVKLESTPGHTPGHVSVTIESQGARAVITGDMVHHPVQLAEPHWGSHPDAQPERAVETRREFVARYGDSDVLVIGTHFSGPTSGRIKKVGNSCRLESA, encoded by the coding sequence ATGACCGAGTACAAGACCTGGCAGATCGGGGACGTGAAGGTCACCCGCGTCCTCGAGCAGGAAGCACCCCTTCCGCCGGAGGCGTTGATCGCGAACATCGACGCCGACCGGCTCAAGGAGCACGAGAGCTGGCTCAAGCCGGACTTCATGAACGAAGAGGGCCAGATCGTGCTCTCGATCCATGCCCTGATCGTCGAGTCCGCGGGCAAGACGATCGTGGTCGATACCTGCATGGGCAACGATCGTCCGCTCCCGATGGAAATGGGTCCGCTCCAGACCCGCTTCCTCGAGGATCTCGAGGGGGTCGTGAAGCGCGAACAGGTCGACTACGTGATGTGCACGCACCTCCACTTCGACCACGTCGGCTGGAACACGATGAAGGTCGGGGACGAATTCGTTCCGACCTTCCCGAACGCGAAGTATCTCTTCGCGAAGGACGAGTACGACCACTGGATCGGCGGTCCCGAGGACGAGAACATCGATCTCCGCTACGGCGTCCAGCCGGTCCTCGATGCGGGTCTGCACGAGCTCGTTCCCGACGACCATGCGATTACCGACGAAGTGAAGCTCGAATCGACGCCGGGCCACACGCCCGGGCACGTGAGCGTGACGATCGAGTCGCAGGGCGCGCGCGCGGTGATCACCGGCGACATGGTCCACCATCCGGTCCAGCTGGCGGAGCCCCATTGGGGCAGTCATCCGGACGCGCAGCCCGAGCGGGCGGTCGAGACGCGTCGGGAGTTCGTCGCGCGCTACGGCGACTCGGACGTGCTCGTGATCGGCACCCACTTCTCGGGCCCGACGTCAGGGCGCATCAAGAAGGTCGGGAACAGTTGCCGCCTCGAGTCCGCCTGA
- a CDS encoding SDR family NAD(P)-dependent oxidoreductase, whose translation MEELAGKNAVVVGGGQGIGRGIALALAREGMDVAVLDIEEHAAESVADEIRAQGVRAVGLRADVTNTDYLNAAAREVTHALGPVHVLSNNAGVVLPQGRITDMRDSDWRFVFEVNLFGVVNCVQAFLPQMRAHGRGGHIVNTSSTAGLVAIHDLEVGVYTASKYACNGYSEILRGELTNENIGVSVLCPGLIATDLSQTSARNRPDRFGGPSEAPPPMPAEMAAQAMAPEDVGPIVVRGIKANRLTILTHPEIALPLTQARFEGIRADGEAEAAER comes from the coding sequence ATGGAGGAGCTCGCCGGGAAGAACGCCGTCGTGGTCGGAGGTGGCCAGGGGATCGGGCGCGGAATCGCCCTCGCCCTCGCGCGCGAAGGCATGGACGTCGCGGTCCTCGACATCGAGGAGCATGCGGCGGAATCGGTGGCGGACGAGATCCGCGCACAGGGCGTGCGCGCCGTGGGACTCCGCGCCGACGTGACCAACACGGACTATCTGAATGCCGCCGCACGCGAAGTGACGCACGCGCTCGGTCCGGTGCACGTCCTCTCGAACAACGCGGGCGTCGTCCTTCCGCAGGGACGGATCACCGACATGCGCGACAGCGACTGGCGCTTCGTGTTCGAGGTGAATCTCTTCGGGGTCGTGAACTGCGTCCAGGCCTTTCTTCCCCAGATGCGCGCCCACGGCCGAGGCGGCCATATCGTGAACACCTCGTCGACGGCGGGCCTCGTGGCGATCCACGACCTCGAGGTGGGCGTCTACACCGCTTCGAAGTACGCCTGCAACGGCTACTCCGAGATCCTGCGCGGTGAGCTGACGAACGAGAACATCGGCGTATCGGTCCTCTGCCCCGGACTGATCGCGACCGACCTCTCGCAGACCTCCGCCCGCAATCGCCCGGATCGGTTCGGAGGACCGAGCGAAGCGCCGCCGCCGATGCCCGCCGAGATGGCGGCCCAGGCGATGGCTCCGGAAGACGTCGGGCCGATCGTGGTTCGCGGCATCAAGGCGAACCGCCTGACGATCCTGACCCATCCCGAGATCGCCCTCCCGCTCACCCAGGCACGCTTCGAGGGCATCCGCGCCGACGGCGAGGCCGAGGCGGCGGAGCGCTAG
- a CDS encoding ferredoxin: MKAVVDYDLCEANALCMEACPEVFRVEEDDTLTVLMEEIPEDLRAKMQDAERLCPRQAIRIEG; this comes from the coding sequence ATGAAGGCTGTTGTGGACTACGACCTCTGCGAGGCGAACGCGCTGTGCATGGAGGCCTGTCCCGAAGTGTTCCGCGTGGAGGAAGACGACACGCTGACCGTGCTGATGGAGGAGATCCCGGAAGATCTCCGTGCCAAGATGCAGGACGCCGAGCGGCTCTGCCCGCGACAGGCGATCCGTATCGAGGGATGA